The bacterium genome includes the window GCCGACCAGGCCGCCGACCAGTCCCTGAGCGGCACCTTCGAGCAGATAGGGGATCGCGATGAAGGTTCGGCTTCCGCCTACGAGGCGAAGGATCGACACCTCATCGCGCCGCGCGTAGACCGCCAGGCGGATCGTGTTGGTCACGATCAGCAAGGTGGCCAGCACCAGGACCGCACCGATCGCCATGGCAACACCGCGTACGAGTGCCACGGCACCGTGGTAGCCCGACACCCAATCTGCGCCGTAACCGAACTCGGCGATTCCGGCCAAACCATCGACGGCCGCGGCCAGCCGCTCCAGCCCGGCGGCATTGCGATGCTCCGACGCCAGCACGAGCTCCAGAGAGGCCGGGAGCGGGTTCTCTTCCATTCCGTCGAGGAGTGCAGCTCGACCGATGTGGCTTGCACGGAAACGCTCGAGGGCTGCTTCCTTCGTCACCAGATCCACGCGCTCGACGCCCGGTGCGGCGGCGACCTTCTGGCGCAAGAGCGCCAGATCCACTTCTGCCAGGTCGTCCTCCAGGTAGGCGGAGACGCGAAACTCCTCGCCGAAGCGATCGAGGATGCGCTCCATGTTCGCGACCAGCAGCGCAAACGAGCCGACCAACAACAGGCAGAGGGCGATGGTCACGACCGAGATTCCCCCGGTGACCGGAGATTCCCGCAGGCCGCTCAAGGCCGTCCGCAGGAAGTAGCGCGGACGCGCGAACCAGCGCTGATTCATAGCGAGGGCCTTCGGATGGGTGTGTCCTCGGCCAACTCGCCTGCTTCGAGCCGCACCACACGCCGGCCGTAACGCTCGATCAACCCATGATCATGGGTGGCGACGAAGACGGCCGTACCCCGCGCGGCGGCGTCGGCGATCAGGTCCATGATCTCGAGGGTGAGATCCGGATCCAGGTTGCCTGTCGGCTCATCGGCGAGCAGGACTTCCGGGTCGTTGACCAGCGCGCGGGCGATCGCCAGGCGCTGCTGCTCGCCGCCCGACAACGAGAGGGGATGGTGGTAGCGCCTGTGTTGCAGTCCGACCCGTTTCAGCATCGCGAAGACGCGAGCACGACGCTCCCGAGGCGGTGTCCCCACTACATCGAGGGCCAGGCCGACATTCTCTTCAACCGTGCGCCGCGAGAGGAGTTTGAAATCCTGGAACACCACGCCGATGCGTCGACGCAGCGCCGGGACGGCCGAGGGAGAAAGCCGACTCACGTTTCGCCCGAGCACGATGATCTGCCC containing:
- the ftsE gene encoding cell division ATP-binding protein FtsE; this translates as MVRLFHVSKSYLAGSWALRDVSLELGKGEFVFLTGPSGAGKTTLMRMIFADEQPSEGQIIVLGRNVSRLSPSAVPALRRRIGVVFQDFKLLSRRTVEENVGLALDVVGTPPRERRARVFAMLKRVGLQHRRYHHPLSLSGGEQQRLAIARALVNDPEVLLADEPTGNLDPDLTLEIMDLIADAAARGTAVFVATHDHGLIERYGRRVVRLEAGELAEDTPIRRPSL
- a CDS encoding ABC transporter permease, with protein sequence MNQRWFARPRYFLRTALSGLRESPVTGGISVVTIALCLLLVGSFALLVANMERILDRFGEEFRVSAYLEDDLAEVDLALLRQKVAAAPGVERVDLVTKEAALERFRASHIGRAALLDGMEENPLPASLELVLASEHRNAAGLERLAAAVDGLAGIAEFGYGADWVSGYHGAVALVRGVAMAIGAVLVLATLLIVTNTIRLAVYARRDEVSILRLVGGSRTFIAIPYLLEGAAQGLVGGLVGLALLFVLFHLALPVFAGSLELLLGYVSPSFLQPRACAGLVAVGAGLGVLGSAAALGQGRLGG